In Amia ocellicauda isolate fAmiCal2 chromosome 7, fAmiCal2.hap1, whole genome shotgun sequence, one genomic interval encodes:
- the LOC136753870 gene encoding extracellular calcium-sensing receptor-like has protein sequence MAFAIEEINRDPALLPNITLGYRLYDNCVNLAGAFRAATALISGVGDTFTDYNCTGTPPVLGIVGDPVSTNSISISRMLGLFHVPLVSYFATCSCLSNRKEFPSFFRTIPSDAFQVKAIIQIIKHYGWTWVGAIASSDEYGQYAVKTFIEQSNTFGCIAFSETLPSVSTLDDISKIVKTIKQSTARVIVVFSSGAYFIPLAREIVHQHIRDRQWIATEGWTTSTVILNEEMFSSFGGTLGIAIHSGEIPGLKEFLLQVRPVFDNNNNLINQFWEEIFNCKFQLKTVSSNSSDVEKGKICTGSEDINSAQTTYTAISNLRESYNAYKAVYALAHSLHNLMSCQSGKGPFEYNSCANITRVQPWQLLHYMKTVNFTIQYGDRVSFDENGDTPAIYDVMNWQRGNDGSMKIETIGLFDESTPAGQELTLQEDKIFWHFDSNTPPRSVCSENCLPGTRKAARKGEPLCCFDCIPCAEGEISNYTDFWSNPRRDQCVLKDIEFLSYEEPLGISLTTVAVFGSCVSAGVLAVFIYYRNTPVVKANNSELSFLLLLSLILCFLCSLLFIGQPLHLTCMLRHVVFGISFVLCISCILVKTIVVIMAFKATLPDNNVMKWFGAAQQRGTVFCFTVIQAVICIIWLSTASPVPIKNTKYQNSKIIFECNVGSITGFSCLLGYIGLLASVCFLLAFLARNLPDNFNEAKFITFSMLIFCAVWIAFIPAYVSSLGKYLDAVEIFAILASSFGLLIAIFAPKCYIILLHPEKNTKKALMGRTAPKK, from the exons ATGGCTTTTGCTATCGAGGAAATAAACAGAGACCCTGCCCTTCTCCCTAACATCACTCTGGGCTACAGGCTGTATGACAACTGTGTCAACCTGGCAGGGGCATTTCGGGCAGCCACAGCCTTGATCAGCGGAGTGGGCGACACTTTCACTGACTATAACTGTACAGGGACACCCCCAGTCTTAGGCATTGTTGGGGATCCTGTGTCAACTAATTCCATTTCCATATCCAGAATGCTGGGCCTTTTCCATGTTCCCTTG GTCAGCTATTTTGCCACATGCTCCTGTTTAAGCAACAGAAAAgagttcccttcatttttcagGACTATCCCAAGCGATGCTTTCCAAGTCAAAGCCATAATTCAAATAATCAAGCACTATGGATGGACCTGGGTGGGGGCCATAGCAAGCAGTGATGAATATGGCCAGTATGCTGTCAAGACTTTTATTGAACAATCAAATACCTTTGGCTGCATCGCTTTCTCAGAAACTCTCCCCAGTGTCAGCACATTGGATgacatttctaaaattgtaaaaactattaaGCAATCAACAGCAAgagttattgttgttttctccTCAGGAGCATATTTTATTCCGTTAGCTAGAGAAATTGTTCACCAACACATCAGAGACAGACAGTGGATTGCCACTGAAGGCTGGACTACCTCCACTGTAATACTCAATGAGGAAATGTTCAGCTCATTTGGTGGCACACTAGGAATCGCCATTCACAGTGGAGAAATCCCAGGGCTGAAAGAGTTTCTCCTCCAGGTTCGACCTGTctttgacaacaacaacaatttaaTCAACCAGTTCTGGGAAGAAATATTCAATTGCAAATTCCAATTGAAAACAGTTAGTTCAAATTCGTCAGACGTGGAAAAGGGCAAAATATGTACAGGATCAGAGGATATAAATAGTGCACAGACTACTTATACTGCCATATCAAATTTGAGAGAATCTTACAATGCTTATAAAGCAGTGTACGCCTTGGCACATTCCCTCCATAATCTGATGTCCTGTCAATCAGGAAAAGGTCCCTTTGAATATAACTCCTGTGCCAACATCACACGTGTGCAGCCCTGGCAG CTTCTCCACTACATGAAGACAGTGAACTTCACTATTCAGTATGGAGACAGGGTGTCCTTTGATGAGAATGGGGACACTCCAGCAATCTATGATGTGATGAACTGGCAGAGGGGCAACGATGGCTCTATGAAAATAGAAACAATCGGTCTGTTTGATGAGTCGACTCCTGCTGGACAGGAACTTACACTCCAAGAGGACAAGATCTTTTGGCATTTCGATTCTAATACT CCCCCCAGGTCTGTGTGCAGTGAAAACTGTCTGCCTGGTACCAGAAAGGCAGCCAGGAAAGGGGAGCCACTCTGCTGTTTCGACTGTATACCTTGTGCAGAGGGAGAAATCAGCAACTACACTG ATTTCTGGTCTAACCCTAGAAGGGAccagtgtgtgctgaaggacattGAGTTTCTCTCCTATGAGGAGCCTCTGGGAATTTCCCTTACAACAGTCGCTGTGTTCGGGTCATGTGTTTCAGCTGGAGTTTTAGCCGTGTTCATTTACTACAGGAACACCCCAGTTGTAAAAGCCAACAACTCAGAACTGAGCTTCCTCCTGCTGCTTTCATTGATTCTCTGCTTTCTTTGCTCGTTGCTCTTTATTGGCCAGCCATTGCACTTGACTTGTATGCTGAGACATGTTGTGTTTGGGATcagctttgttttgtgtatctCCTGTATTCTCGTCAAAACTATTGTTGTCATAATGGCATTTAAAGCCACACTTCCTGATAACAATGTCATGAAATGGTTTGGAGCTGCCCAACAGAGAGGCACTGTTTTCTGCTTTACAGTAATCCAAGCTGTGATCTGTATCATATGGCTGAGCACAGCATCCCCTGTGCCTATCAAAAACACCAAGTATCAAAACTCAAAAATCATTTTTGAGTGTAACGTTGGATCCATCACTGGATTTAGCTGCTTACTTGGTTACATAGGCTTGCTAGCCAGTGTGTGCTTTCTGCTGGCTTTCCTGGCCAGAAATTTGCCAGATAACTTTAATGAAGCCAAGTTCATCACTTTCAGCATGCTCATCTTCTGTGCAGTTTGGATTGCTTTCATTCCAGCGTATGTCAGCTCTCTGGGGAAATACTTGGACGCTGTCGAGATATTTGCCATCTTGGCTTCAAGCTTCGGTCTCCTCATTGCGATCTTTGCtccaaaatgttacattattcTGCTTCATCCAGAGAAGAACACCAAGAAAGCCCTCATGGGAAGAACAGCTCCAAAGAAGTAA